The Ramlibacter algicola genome segment GATCTTGGCGGCCTCGTCGCCGGCGCGGTGCTTGGCCTCGTCGACGATCGCCTGCGCGCGGCGCTCGGCGTCGGCCAGCAGCTGCGCGATCTGGTTGCGCGACTTGGCCAGCTCCTCGTCGACCTTCGCGTTCGCGGCGGCCAGCTCGGTCTTGGCGCGGTCGGCCGCGGCCAGGCCTTCGGCGATCTTCGCGGCCCGCTCGTCCAGCGCGGCGGCGATCGGCGGCCACACGTACTTCATCGTGAACCCGACCAGGATCAGGAACACGATGATCTGAATGATGAGGGTACCGGTGATGCTCACTTGGTCATCCTTGCTCCCGGCCGCGCACACGGCGTCCCGGGAGAGTGGTTGCAGGAAGGATGCTTACTTCGCCAGCTGGCCCAGGAACGGGTTGGCGGTGGCGAACCACAGCGCGATACCCGTGCCGATGATGAACGCGGCGTCGATCAGG includes the following:
- a CDS encoding F0F1 ATP synthase subunit B encodes the protein MSITGTLIIQIIVFLILVGFTMKYVWPPIAAALDERAAKIAEGLAAADRAKTELAAANAKVDEELAKSRNQIAQLLADAERRAQAIVDEAKHRAGDEAAKIVAAAKAEADQQAIHAREQLRDQVAVLAVKGAEQILRKEVNAGVHADLLGRLKAEL